tggagctgggcaggtcatgtaaccgGTGGACCAATAGGGCTATCGCAATGAAAGATATACGTCGTATAACTCAAGGAGGTGCGACGTAACGATAACACATTTCTGTCTCATTTACCTCTAgctgtacacttttttttttgctacatgcGTCCTGTTTTTTTGAGAACGCAATGAACTTAGGGGATGTTATTGCAAATAAAGGTTCTTTTAGGGGCTGTACGCGAAAATCCGAGAGCGAGTGATATGTCTTCCAGGGCACTTAATTATGTCAGGTTCGAAGCGCAGGTCGCCGAAGAAAAAATAGTGGCTTGACTTCGGTTTCATATAGCGGTACGCCTCGTGTAAATGCCGTCTGCAAGGATATCCGAGGATGCGAATAATTGCTGTCATGGCTTCTTTGATTCGTCGTAGCGCAACGCAGTTCACTGTGAATTAATCGCTGCACAATGAAGACGACTGTTGCTTTTTAAGAGTCTTGAGCAGCCGTAGGGCTTGAACCGTACAGCCGCTTCTCAACTGCGCCATCAGCAACAAAGCGGACGCGGCCGATGTGCCAGATGACTATGCATTTTTAATACCCCCTATTGAGGGCGCAAAGAATGCTGCACAGTTGGGTGCCTGCAGACATAGCGGGGGCACCGGCTCTTAACGTTGCACAAGCCATGCCATAATGGCGGTCTTTGACGGGGGGAGTAATTTCAGTTTAATATCGCTGCCTTCAAGTCAGCAATTTCAAATTCCGATTTCGGGAGCCCAATGCGAGCCCAGGaattgtgtgtgcgcgtgcgtgtgtttgaACTATGCTGACCCCTCTGCTATCAGCTACATGGATTAACGGCTATAGTTGGAAAACCACACCGTAgcccctctcccctttccccATACCCTAATGCTGGGTTGCCAACCAGATCAATCCCTTTCCCTCTCTATCTTAGACGTGTGACAGGGCACAACACCTGGCTTGTCTGTGCCTGGCTGTGAAAATGAACAATTCCGTTAGCCGCCGCCCAGGTCGTTCTAGGTGTCACCGTATATAGGTGTATACTTCTCACATTCCGTGCACTCTGTACCCTGTTTTTCgaacactgcattttttttttttgtcacccgCAACGGAGGAGGCCTAAATTCGGTCTATGCCGGTCCAATAGACGTGAAGCGTATTTAAAACGCTAGTCAACTATCAAACAAACCAGCTGTAAAGCGGCGAATCGGACGATAAACCAGGATTCATATTTTCGATCCATCACTATCGGTGAAATATCTCGATGTGCGTCTATTGGCTCACTAGTGCGGGGAAATCAATACGACGCGTCCCGTAAGCGTTACACTCGCATCGCATAGTTCTGGAATGCATCTACGCGACGCCGGCAATCGCTCCCACGAGGTGTCGCGCTCGCGGCTTCATCACAATCACAGTGACAGCGAAATATGACCGACCGTGAGAGTACGGCCAAAGCTCAACTGATCGGCTGTTTTCACGTCGCCGACCGTACAGTCTCGAGTGCCGTGCGACGCCTTTGAATCATGCGCCAAAATAAACTCGTCGGGAACAAACGCGTGACCCTTTTCGCCCGCGGAGATTTATTGTTGCCAAGAGCAAAgttgccgagagagagagagagagacgactgTGAGGGGAGCTTTGTTCTGTACGCTGGCGGTTGGACGGGCGGGTCGTCCTTCACACCACGTGATGTGTGAACAGAAGAGCGTTGCGAAGTGATCCGCCCGCTGCGTAACGCCGGCCTGTTGTTAAGGGCAAACGCTAAGGTGTTTACCCTTCTCTTTCGGGCAGTCTTACTGGCATTCTTAcaagaaagaaataatgaaagaagcaaacaaacaaagaaatgtCTGTCGGCTTGCGGAACTGCAGTGATGCACGTGTCGCTTTCTTGTTGACGCTCTTGCTCCCGTATTTTTATGCTGACCATCCTTCGTTTTGAGGTTTCGTTTGACGTTTTGCCGCCGCTCGTAGCTGTGTTCCTGCGTATATTGAAGACTGTGAGCAAAACGGGGACAgggtaaaagtgggagccaaccaatctcccgccttccccgtgttatCCCTGCGCATACTGAAAGAGCACTGATGATGGCGTGATACAGGCTGCGCGGCCCGACGTAGCAGACGACCGAGCGAGCCGGGGCGAAGCGCCAAGGCGTCAGGAAGTGTCTGCTgccacgtgaccaccttctgcgtcGTGGCACATACACCGTCTGAGAACCGAAACCAAAACCGAATAGTGGAAACGCTATTAAAACAAATTACTTAGCGCGCTACGAGGtttaccttctttcttttctttgtagtTTCACAGTCGAGcacatacatttatttatttatttatttatttatttatttatttatttatttattaaatactgCGGACACGTGGTCCAAGCAGGGAGGGCGACATGTGGTACATACAATGAAAATAAGATTGACAAAACGAACAAGATCATAAAATGACAAGATGATGATGTGGATTCAATTATACAATTCCATTCCGTTACAGTTCGAGGAACAAAAATGAAAACTTACACGTGTTCGTTCTTGCAGAGTAAGGGGTTAATGCATGATGCCTGCGGTGGCGTGTAGTTCTGGTTGATAACTGCGATAAATATTCAGATGGGTCAAAAGATAAACTGTTAGCGCGAAGTAGTTTAAGGAATTCATGTCTCTGTTTCTTCTAAGCTCGTGCGGTTCAATGTTGTTAATTTCCATAATTTCGGTGGAGGAACCCCCAGATCTTGCAAACTTGTTAAATATAAATCTGACCGCTATGCTCTGAATTCTCTCAAGACTATTGATATTAGTTTTTGTGTACGGATCCCAAACTACGCATGCATATTCCACCTTCGGTCTAATTAGGGAGAGTTAGCGTAACATTTTTACTTTAGAAGGGGATTTCTTAAATTTGTTTCTCAAAAGGCATAGTTTTCTGAAGGCTGAAGCGCAAATGTTAGTTATGTGATtgtgtttgtctttatcgggtgacacgtttcaccgcctaacaaatgttatcgcacagcgcaggacgcgcctgcatgtatcggaagtttctggaatgttatcgatgcttccatccgctgtatgtgaccgaaccttgtgtaatctgatcgcatgtgtgcacGACGCGAATAACGTttaactttgtggaaggcacgcgggtcccagcggttactctggaacactcgacgactgatctataaaagccgacgtgcttgaccagctgatgagattttcgacgatcgccgagtgtgttggcagctaccgttgttctttgagtgcagcctgtttttgaggacacaagttcgcccaataaaacgctcgtttcgttgatcacagttttgctgccttcttaaccgtcaccACCACGTGGGTCACTCCTACGTATCTTATAACTAGTGACTTCATGAAGAGGCGGTGAACCTAACAGTCAGTCAGATTGAGGTGAGGGGTTGGCCTTGTTGTTGTGTGGTCCAATTTAAGAGACTGCAGCAAAGCGCAGGACGATTCCACACGCTGCTGTATCGACCAATTACCGGAAACGAAGGGCGCAGATGGGTTCTGCAAAGAGGGGACGCGGGAAGCACCCACGCGTGGAAAGAAATCGAATTAGTGGCTGCGCCGTAGAAGAGGCACCAGATCTGCAACCTCGCTCAGAACAAAACGTTAGACGGTCCGAGCTGAAGGGGAGCGTTCGGGGAGACGGGCGTGAAGGTAAAAGGTAGGGGGTGCTTGAGGTCACCAGAACCGCTAATGCCCATGCGCTTTCCACATGTCCAGTCGACCGTCTCGGCCACAGAAATTGGACGACGCGACACTGCCCAGCCGGTTTGAGTGCCAATGTTTGGCATCCGCGCGCGCCTTCTGAGAACGCCGTGTGAAAACGGCGGCATCTTTACGACCAGTCGGCTACGACCGATGGATCCGTGTGGGTGCGACAGCATCTGGTCCCAATGGGCCTTTTTCATGGGTgccttgtgcgcatgcgcaccggAAGTGCTCTGACAGCGACACTAGCGGCGAGCGCCCGAAACATTTTTGGTGACATCCGGCAAAGAACGTACGTACGGGCTCTCCGTGTTGGCCGCGCTGCTCCTTGGCAGGCAGGATcatagcttttatttttttgcgatgCCACAGCGATGTGCTGCCGTAGGCTGCAGTAATGCCAGCGGAAAGCCTCCAAATGTGCGATTTTTTAGATTTCCTGCCGCGACACTTCAGGCAACGAGACGAAAGAAATGGGTGCAAGCAATACATCGCGTCAACGCCGACGGATCGCCGTGGGAACCGACAGCGAACTCCCGCGTCTGCAGCAATCACTTCGTAACAGGTAAAGAAACAGTGACTTGATATTCCTTATTACTTGATGAACAGCGTGTCTGTTGAGCGCATAAGTGTAACTTCGAGCCCTTTCCGAGCGGGACCGTGGCAGGTCGGCGATCGTGCATTTGTTTAGTACGCAGTTTCGGTTGTGTTAGCGCAGTGTGTCCTGTGTCGTACACGCGTTAATAACAGAAACACTCAAGCTGTTTAACCGTCACATTTTATTTCAGGAGCGCCCTCCCGCTTTATGCCCCACCCGGACTACGTACCATCGGTTTTCAAGCACACGCCAATGAGATGCCCTGTGTCAATCGCTCGCTTTGACAGAGTGAAGAAACGGCAAGGTATAGACTGTGTGTGACGCTGTTTGAGATTCGTCAACTGTCAGCATTTACGACCTTGCAGtaatctttcttcattttgtatTCGGCacttgatattatttttcattatcATGAAATCGCCCGTGTAATGCTGAATACGCCGGCTGTCGTGCGATTGCCGATGCTAAGCAGCATCGTGCAGTACTTTTCTCCCGCAATATAACTCGCGCTTTCGTCTTGGGCGAGTCAGTTACGGTATCGGCGGCAAGATGCTCCCTTCTCTAAACACTAACCCATTTTTAATGGGTCTTTATCTAGCAAAGGGAGATTAAGTGGTCACTTATTTATGAGTAGTACAGAGTTTTTATATTTGATGTTGCGCCTATCTTATTAGTCTTAAATAGCACATTGTTACACTGTCGCGAAATATATTTTAATGTTATTTATCAGCTTCAAGACTGGCAAATGCAAGTGGCCAAGCCAGCAGCGGTGCAACCACATCAGCTGTTGGACAGAGGACTCCACCGAGTGTAGCAGCAGGCCAAAATAGGACACCACAAGATTGTCAACCAGTTGCCGGGGCATCTACTCCACCTCTTGGTCAAGGAACACCATTAAGCAGAGCAGCAAGTGCAATGTCATTAGGCTCTACGACCTGTGAAGATGGTGCAGTATTGCATAGTGTACCAGCTGAACACGAAAAGAGCTGCCAGACGGATAATTTCTCTCTAGAGCGTATTATGCTGCTTGAAAGCCAAttaagtgcagaaagaaagaaggtgcaaAAGCTAGAAGTACAGCTAAAAGCTGCTGAGGAACAGACAATACAGTGGAAAGCACATTACTACGAGCTGAAGGCTACAACACTGTGCCTCGATAACATGCAAGGTACTGAGCATATGTTGTATTACACAGGATTGCCTTCTGTGCAAGTGTTTTACGATATACTAAATTTAGTTTTGAACAACAACCCTCGGTTTGCAATAGACATAAAGAGCAGGTCACTCACTGCTGCCGAGCAGATGTATGCAGTACTGGTTCGCTTAAGGACAGGTATCGCCACACGAGAGATTGCTcgcaattttttaatttcaatgGCCTCATTCAGTCGTATATTTTCAGAATGGGTACTTATATTGCAGAAGGTTCTCACTGAAATAACCAGCTTCCCCACACTTCCTGAAGTACAACAGCACATGCCACTTCATTTTAGACGGTACCCAAACACACGTATAATACTTGACACAACAGAAATTCGTATACAAAAGCCCTCAAGCTTAACTGCCCAAAGACGAACTTTCTCCCACTACAAGTTCGCAAACACAATGAAATGTGTTGTAGGTGCAACACCTGACTGCTATGTTAGCTTTGTGTCGCCATTATATGGGGGAAGTACCAGTGACAGAGCTATTGTGCAACAGTCTGGAGTACTTGATCTATTCGAATCAGGAGATGGCATCATGGTTGACAAGGGATTCAAGGTAGATGACCTT
This genomic window from Dermacentor albipictus isolate Rhodes 1998 colony chromosome 9, USDA_Dalb.pri_finalv2, whole genome shotgun sequence contains:
- the LOC135908324 gene encoding uncharacterized protein, with translation MPQRCAAVGCSNASGKPPNVRFFRFPAATLQATRRKKWVQAIHRVNADGSPWEPTANSRVCSNHFVTGAPSRFMPHPDYVPSVFKHTPMRCPVSIARFDRVKKRQASRLANASGQASSGATTSAVGQRTPPSVAAGQNRTPQDCQPVAGASTPPLGQGTPLSRAASAMSLGSTTCEDGAVLHSVPAEHEKSCQTDNFSLERIMLLESQLSAERKKVQKLEVQLKAAEEQTIQWKAHYYELKATTLCLDNMQGTEHMLYYTGLPSVQVFYDILNLVLNNNPRFAIDIKSRSLTAAEQMYAVLVRLRTGIATREIARNFLISMASFSRIFSEWVLILQKVLTEITSFPTLPEVQQHMPLHFRRYPNTRIILDTTEIRIQKPSSLTAQRRTFSHYKFANTMKCVVGATPDCYVSFVSPLYGGSTSDRAIVQQSGVLDLFESGDGIMVDKGFKVDDLLPRGVVLHMPPFRIPGEAQMSAKDVEATKHVASARVHIERVIRRIKEFHLLDRPLPINMLDIADAIFTTCAFLSNFRRPLINNGKEVETDTM